The Malus domestica chromosome 13, GDT2T_hap1 genome includes a window with the following:
- the LOC103452804 gene encoding two-component response regulator ARR1-like isoform X1: MHLSNGMGLMSTASSSGTWKSGDVVSDQFPAGLRVLVVDDDPTCLMILERMLRTCLYEVTKCNRAESALSLLRENKNGYDVVISDVHMPDMDGFKLLEQVGLEMDLPVIMMSADDGKSVVMKGVTHGACDYLIKPVRIEALKNIWQHVVRKKKNERKDAEQSGSVEEGDRQQKPSEDADYSSSANEGSWKNSKRRKDEEEETDERDDSSTLKKPRVVWSVELHQQFVGAVNQLGIDKAVPKKILELMNVPGLTRENVASHLQKYRLYLRRLSGVSQHQNNLSNPFMSPQEASFGAMSSLNGLDLQTLAVTGQLPAQSLATLQAAGLGRSTGKSGIPMPLVDQRNLFSFENPKQQHMSSSKPMNLLNGIPTTMEAKQLANLHQSAQTLGAANMQVNAHGVQNSSLLMPLPQLQPRGQILNESSGNHVPRHSSSVGQPIISNGMGNGVLGRNGIVDSGRGVGYNPVHQNSSMLNYPLNNSSQLPGNNFTLGSTPVMSSLASKGAFPEDVTSDIKRSSGFMPSYDMFNELQQPKSNEWDLQNVGLTFDVSQHTHSIHGSLDPSVLVHQGFSSSQRGGQSRNPSIVGKTMFSVGEGSHFGNMQNTGHHLNGRIVDNTVRIKAETVPDATSQTSFFHEQYGQDDLMSALLKQQDGLGPAENEFDFDGYSLDNIPV, encoded by the exons ATGCATCTGAGCAACGGCATGGGATTGATGTCAACGGCTAGTTCGAGTGGAACTTGGAAATCGGGGGATGTGGTCTCTGACCAGTTTCCCGCGGGACTAAGAGTCCTGGTGGTCGACGATGATCCTACTTGCCTTATGATCTTGGAGAGGATGCTCAGAACTTGCCTCTATGAAG TGACAAAATGTAATCGAGCGGAGAGCGCGCTTTCGCTGCTTCGAGAGAACAAGAACGGATACGATGTTGTTATCAGTGATGTGCACATGCCAGACATGGATGGATTCAAACTCCTAGAGCAGGTTGGACTGGAGATGGACCTGCCTGTTATCA TGATGTCCGCTGATGATGGAAAAAGTGTTGTCATGAAGGGTGTGACTCATGGTGCTTGTGATTATCTGATCAAACCAGTTCGCATTGAGGCGCTGAAGAACATATGGCAGCATGTGGTTCGGAAGAAAAAGAATGAGCGGAAGGATGCGGAGCAATCCGGAAGTGTGGAAGAAGGGGATCGGCAGCAAAAACCATCCGAAGATGCAGATTACTCGTCCTCGGCAAATGAAGGGTCTTGGAAGAACTCAAAGAGGAGgaaggatgaggaagaagagaCGGATGAGAGGGATGATTCATCCACATTAAAGAAGCCGCGGGTTGTTTGGTCAGTCGAACTCCATCAACAATTTGTGGGCGCTGTTAATCAACTAGGCATTGACA AGGCCGTGCCTAAGAAAATTCTGGAGTTGATGAATGTTCCTGGGCTTACTAGAGAAAATGTTGCTAGCCATCTTCAG AAATACAGGCTGTACCTTAGAAGGTTGAGTGGGGTGTCTCAGCACCAGAATAATTTGAGCAACCCTTTCATGAGTCCTCAAGAAGCGTCTTTTGGAGCAATGTCATCACTCAATGGGCTCGATCTTCAGACGCTAGCTGTCACAGGTCAACTCCCTGCTCAAAGCCTTGCCACACTCCAAGCAGCCGGACTTGGGAGGTCAACAGGAAAATCTGGCATACCTATGCCCCTTGTTGATCAAAGGAACTTATTCAGCTTTGAAAATCCAAAGCAACAACATATGAGCAGTAGCAAACCGATGAACTTACTTAATGGAATTCCAACAACTATGGAGGCAAAACAGCTTGCCAACTTGCACCAGTCTGCACAAACCCTTGGAGCTGCCAATATGCAAGTCAATGCTCATGGAGTTCAGAACAGTTCTCTACTTATGCCGCTACCTCAATTGCAGCCAAGGGGGCAGATCTTGAATGAATCTTCTGGAAATCATGTTCCACGGCATTCATCATCAGTGGGGCAGCCCATCATATCTAATGGTATGGGTAATGGAGTTTTGGGAAGAAATGGTATTGTTGATAGCGGCAGAGGCGTAGGATATAATCCAGTGCATCAAAACTCCTCAATGTTGAATTATCCCCTAAACAACAGTTCACAACTACCAGGCAACAATTTTACCCTTGGAAGTACACCGGTAATGTCCAGCCTTGCGTCTAAAGGAGCATTTCCTGAAGACGTGACTTCTGACATAAAAAGATCTTCTGGATTTATGCCAAGTTATGATATGTTTAACGAGTTACAGCAGCCCAAGTCAAATGAGTGGGACTTGCAGAATGTGGGCTTGACTTTCGATGTGTCACAACATACACACTCCATACACGGTAGCCTTGATCCCTCGGTTTTAGTTCATCAAGGATTTTCTTCTAGTCAAAGGGGTGGACAAAGCAGGAATCCATCTATTGTTGGAAAAACTATGTTCTCAGTGGGGGAAGGCAGTCATTTTGGGAATATGCAAAATACTGGTCACCACCTTAACGGTCGTATTGTTGACAATACAGTTAGGATTAAGGCTGAAACAGTCCCCGATGCAACTTCTCAAACTAGCTTCTTTCATGAACAATATGGTCAGGATGATCTAATGAGTGCACTTCTCAAACAG CAGGATGGACTTGGACCTGCCGAAAATGAGTTTGACTTTGATGGGTATTCCTTGGATAATATTCCTGTGTAG
- the LOC103452832 gene encoding exonuclease DPD1, chloroplastic/mitochondrial-like: MRACAMFCSNLQVPKFGVQSPSLRLASLRRTLTTTTALSKSPSKSFRSIQYSDAQATILNFGILKDLVKIFVLDLETTGLCRRIGHVTEIAVRDLQGGKNSCFQTLVNPQQNVPNSSIHGIPTNMVTHSDVPRMVELIPILLEYIRSRQGPGVQVLFAAHNARRFDVPFLIKEFSSCSFEIPPDWLFLDTLALSHELRKLYGPKVPPKISLEGLSEFYKITREGPKHRAMADVNLLTSILPNMTSDLNLGVADLLQRSFKASVCSITMKKKKK; this comes from the exons ATGAGGGCGTGCGCCATGTTCTGTTCTAACTTGCAAGTACCTAAGTTTGGAGTTCAATCACCATCTCTTCGATTGGCATCTTTACGAAGAACACTAACAACAACAACCGCTTTAAGCAAATCACCTTCGAAATCCTTCAGAAGCATACAATACTCCGATGCTCAAGCAACGATTTTGAATTTCGGTATTTTGAAGGATCTTGTGAAAATATTTGTTCTAGACCTTGAAACCACCGGACTTTGCAGAAGGATAGGACATGTAACTGAAATCGCAGTCCGCGATCTTCAAGGCGGCAAGAACAGTTGCTTTCAAACCCTGGTGAACCCTCAACAAAATGTTCCAAATTCTAGCATCCACGGTATACCAACCAACATGGTGACACATTCAGATGTCCCGag GATGGTGGAGTTGATTCCGATTCTTCTCGAATACATCAGAAGCAGGCAAGGACCTGGAGTGCAAGTTTTATTTGCAGCTCACAATGCACGGCGTTTCGACGTGCCCTTCTTAATCAAGGAATTCAGCTCCTGCTCGTTTGAAATTCCTCCTGACTGGCTGTTTCTGGACACCCTCGCACTGTCGCATGAGTTGAGGAAATTATACG GGCCAAAGGTTCCTCCAAAGATCTCTCTTGAGGGACTTAGTGAGTTCTACAAGATCACTAGAGAAGGTCCAAAACACAGGGCCATGGCAGATGTGAACTTGCTGACATCTATACTTCCAAACATGACTTCTGACCTCAACCTCGGCGTTGCGGACCTTTTGCAGAGGAGTTTCAAGGCTTCTGTCTGCAGTATTaccatgaagaagaagaaaaaatga
- the LOC103452805 gene encoding COBRA-like protein 7, with the protein MDSSSRNWPPILALNLLLIFMILPFSLAQSTAQAPPPASDSCNGVFLSYAYTTGAQLPPEVKDPSQQPYRFESVLTVLNNGLDDLKSWRVFVGFTNNEYLVSASNAVLADGSSIPGSVGNGTVFAGYPMTDLKTAVKTAGDLTQMQVQVKLIGTQFGVAPPKVPMPSNLTLANDGFVCPAAAMQGTHEMQVCCTVDTKFKTNITVDEEFLPRQKGDLTIMYDVISTQESKYTAQVTIANHNSLGRLDNWKLSWDWMEDEFIFSMKGAYPSVVDSSDCIFGKQGTFYEGLDFSTVLNCERRPTIIDLPPTKANDTLLGLVPYCCRNGTILPPTMDASKSVSSFQIQVFKMPPNLNRSQLSPPQNWGINGTLNPDYKCGPPVQVSPSQFPDRSGLPVNSTAVASWQVVCNITQPKGASPRCCVSFSAFYNESVIPCNTCACGCPSNIARTCSTTAPAMLLPPESLLVPFDNRTVKAKAWAELKHLPDPNPTPCGDNCGVSINWHLYTDYSRGWSARVTVFNWDETAFVDWFAAVQLDKAGPGFEKAYSFNASHLELNGVNNTVFMQGLEGLNYLVAETDGANPQKDPRVPGKQQSVISFTKKTTPGINLVGGDGFPTKVYFNGEECSLPTIYPSSAYRKSTSIIFSLLVMVVAFVVLQQ; encoded by the exons ATGGACTCGAGCTCCAGGAACTGGCCTCCGATCTTGGCCCTCAATCTTCTGCTTATTTTCATGATCCTCCCCTTCTCACTCGCCCAATCCACCGCCCAAGCTCCGCCGCCGGCCTCCGACTCCTGCAACGGCGTCTTCCTGTCGTACGCCTACACCACCGGAGCCCAGCTCCCGCCCGAGGTCAAAGACCCGTCCCAGCAGCCCTACCGGTTCGAGTCGGTGCTCACGGTGCTCAACAACGGGCTCGACGATCTCAAGTCGTGGAGGGTGTTTGTGGGGTTTACTAACAATGAGTACTTGGTCTCTGCCTCCAATGCCGTTTTGGCCGACGGGAGTAGCATTCCTGGGAGTGTGGGAAACGGCACCGTTTTTGCTGGGTATCCGATGACCGATCTGAAAACGGCGGTTAAGACGGCGGGGGACTTGACCCAGATGCAGGTCCAGGTCAAATTGATCGGGACCCAGTTCGGTGTGGCCCCACCCAAAGTTCCCATGCCTTCCAATCTTACTTTGGCCAATGATGGATTCGTCTGCCCAGCGGCTGCAATGCAAG GGACCCATGAAATGCAAGTCTGTTGCACCGTagacacaaaatttaaaacaaacatCACTGTGGATGAAGAGTTCCTCCCCCGTCAAAAAGGAGATCTTACAATTATGTATGATGTGATCAGTACTCAGGAGTCAAAATACACGGCGCAAGTTACAATCGCCAACCATAACTCCCTTGGTCGTCTTGATAATTGGAAATTGAGCTGGGACTGGATGGAAGATGAGTTCATATTTTCAATGAAGGGGGCTTATCCATCTGTTGTTGATTCTTCTGACTGTATATTTGGTAAACAAGGTACATTCTATGAGGGTCTAGACTTCTCAACTGTGTTGAACTGTGAAAGACGGCCAACCATTATTGACCTGCCTCCAACAAAAGCCAATGACACACTTCTTGGTCTGGTCCCTTATTGTTGCCGAAATGGTACTATCTTGCCGCCAACAATGGATGCAAGCAAGTCAGTTTCATCATTCCAGATTCAAGTTTTTAAAATGCCTCCAAATCTCAACCGGTCCCAGCTCTCACCGCCACAAAACTGGGGAATCAACGGCACGCTCAACCCTGATTATAAATGTGGCCCTCCTGTCCAGGTGAGTCCTAGCCAGTTCCCTGACCGATCTGGCTTGCCAGTGAATTCAACTGCAGTAGCCAGCTGGCAGGTTGTGTGCAATATTACCCAACCCAAGGGAGCAAGCCCTAGATGCTGTGTTTCGTTTTCTGCTTTCTACAATGAGTCTGTCATCCCATGCAACACTTGCGCTTGTGGCTGCCCTAGTAATATAGCTCGAACTTGTAGCACAACCGCACCAGCTATGCTTCTCCCACCAGAATCACTTCTTGTTCCCTTTGACAACCGAACTGTCAAGGCAAAAGCTTGGGCTGAGCTTAAACATCTACCAGACCCAAACCCGACACCGTGTGGTGATAACTGTGGGGTCAGCATTAACTGGCATTTATATACAGACTACTCTCGTGGATGGAGTGCAAGGGTCACAGTCTTCAATTGGGATGAAACTGCTTTTGTTGATTGGTTTGCTGCAGTACAACTGGATAAAGCAGGCCCTGGTTTTGAAAAGGCGTACTCTTTCAACGCAAGTCACTTGGAATTGAATGGTGTCAATAATACCGTATTCATGCAAGGTCTCGAAGGATTGAACTATCTTGTGGCGGAAACAGATGGAGCCAACCCACAGAAGGATCCTAGGGTGCCCGGGAAACAGCAATCAGTGATCTCATTTACAAAGAAGACTACTCCTGGAATCAATTTGGTTGGTGGAGATGGGTTTCCGACGAAAGTATACTTTAACGGGGAGGAGTGCTCACTTCCTACAATATATCCTAGCAGTGCTTACAGAAAAAGCACATCTATAATTTTCTCACTTCTCGTAATGGTTGTAGCGTTCGTGGTGCTGCAGCAATAG
- the LOC103452804 gene encoding two-component response regulator ARR1-like isoform X2 — translation MHLSNGMGLMSTASSSGTWKSGDVVSDQFPAGLRVLVVDDDPTCLMILERMLRTCLYEVTKCNRAESALSLLRENKNGYDVVISDVHMPDMDGFKLLEQVGLEMDLPVIMMSADDGKSVVMKGVTHGACDYLIKPVRIEALKNIWQHVVRKKKNERKDAEQSGSVEEGDRQQKPSEDADYSSSANEGSWKNSKRRKDEEEETDERDDSSTLKKPRVVWSVELHQQFVGAVNQLGIDKAVPKKILELMNVPGLTRENVASHLQKYRLYLRRLSGVSQHQNNLSNPFMSPQEASFGAMSSLNGLDLQTLAVTGQLPAQSLATLQAAGLGRSTGKSGIPMPLVDQRNLFSFENPKQQHMSSSKPMNLLNGIPTTMEAKQLANLHQSAQTLGAANMQVNAHGVQNSSLLMPLPQLQPRGQILNESSGNHVPRHSSSVGQPIISNGMGNGVLGRNGIVDSGRGVGYNPVHQNSSMLNYPLNNSSQLPGNNFTLGSTPVMSSLASKGAFPEDVTSDIKRSSGFMPSYDMFNELQQPKSNEWDLQNVGLTFDVSQHTHSIHGSLDPSVLVHQGFSSSQRGGQSRNPSIVGKTMFSVGEGSHFGNMQNTGHHLNGRIVDNTVRIKAETVPDATSQTSFFHEQYGQDDLMSALLKQDGLGPAENEFDFDGYSLDNIPV, via the exons ATGCATCTGAGCAACGGCATGGGATTGATGTCAACGGCTAGTTCGAGTGGAACTTGGAAATCGGGGGATGTGGTCTCTGACCAGTTTCCCGCGGGACTAAGAGTCCTGGTGGTCGACGATGATCCTACTTGCCTTATGATCTTGGAGAGGATGCTCAGAACTTGCCTCTATGAAG TGACAAAATGTAATCGAGCGGAGAGCGCGCTTTCGCTGCTTCGAGAGAACAAGAACGGATACGATGTTGTTATCAGTGATGTGCACATGCCAGACATGGATGGATTCAAACTCCTAGAGCAGGTTGGACTGGAGATGGACCTGCCTGTTATCA TGATGTCCGCTGATGATGGAAAAAGTGTTGTCATGAAGGGTGTGACTCATGGTGCTTGTGATTATCTGATCAAACCAGTTCGCATTGAGGCGCTGAAGAACATATGGCAGCATGTGGTTCGGAAGAAAAAGAATGAGCGGAAGGATGCGGAGCAATCCGGAAGTGTGGAAGAAGGGGATCGGCAGCAAAAACCATCCGAAGATGCAGATTACTCGTCCTCGGCAAATGAAGGGTCTTGGAAGAACTCAAAGAGGAGgaaggatgaggaagaagagaCGGATGAGAGGGATGATTCATCCACATTAAAGAAGCCGCGGGTTGTTTGGTCAGTCGAACTCCATCAACAATTTGTGGGCGCTGTTAATCAACTAGGCATTGACA AGGCCGTGCCTAAGAAAATTCTGGAGTTGATGAATGTTCCTGGGCTTACTAGAGAAAATGTTGCTAGCCATCTTCAG AAATACAGGCTGTACCTTAGAAGGTTGAGTGGGGTGTCTCAGCACCAGAATAATTTGAGCAACCCTTTCATGAGTCCTCAAGAAGCGTCTTTTGGAGCAATGTCATCACTCAATGGGCTCGATCTTCAGACGCTAGCTGTCACAGGTCAACTCCCTGCTCAAAGCCTTGCCACACTCCAAGCAGCCGGACTTGGGAGGTCAACAGGAAAATCTGGCATACCTATGCCCCTTGTTGATCAAAGGAACTTATTCAGCTTTGAAAATCCAAAGCAACAACATATGAGCAGTAGCAAACCGATGAACTTACTTAATGGAATTCCAACAACTATGGAGGCAAAACAGCTTGCCAACTTGCACCAGTCTGCACAAACCCTTGGAGCTGCCAATATGCAAGTCAATGCTCATGGAGTTCAGAACAGTTCTCTACTTATGCCGCTACCTCAATTGCAGCCAAGGGGGCAGATCTTGAATGAATCTTCTGGAAATCATGTTCCACGGCATTCATCATCAGTGGGGCAGCCCATCATATCTAATGGTATGGGTAATGGAGTTTTGGGAAGAAATGGTATTGTTGATAGCGGCAGAGGCGTAGGATATAATCCAGTGCATCAAAACTCCTCAATGTTGAATTATCCCCTAAACAACAGTTCACAACTACCAGGCAACAATTTTACCCTTGGAAGTACACCGGTAATGTCCAGCCTTGCGTCTAAAGGAGCATTTCCTGAAGACGTGACTTCTGACATAAAAAGATCTTCTGGATTTATGCCAAGTTATGATATGTTTAACGAGTTACAGCAGCCCAAGTCAAATGAGTGGGACTTGCAGAATGTGGGCTTGACTTTCGATGTGTCACAACATACACACTCCATACACGGTAGCCTTGATCCCTCGGTTTTAGTTCATCAAGGATTTTCTTCTAGTCAAAGGGGTGGACAAAGCAGGAATCCATCTATTGTTGGAAAAACTATGTTCTCAGTGGGGGAAGGCAGTCATTTTGGGAATATGCAAAATACTGGTCACCACCTTAACGGTCGTATTGTTGACAATACAGTTAGGATTAAGGCTGAAACAGTCCCCGATGCAACTTCTCAAACTAGCTTCTTTCATGAACAATATGGTCAGGATGATCTAATGAGTGCACTTCTCAAACAG GATGGACTTGGACCTGCCGAAAATGAGTTTGACTTTGATGGGTATTCCTTGGATAATATTCCTGTGTAG